In Spinacia oleracea cultivar Varoflay chromosome 5, BTI_SOV_V1, whole genome shotgun sequence, a single window of DNA contains:
- the LOC110794243 gene encoding probable flavin-containing monooxygenase 1, protein MQKWAICKVVERKVKRMNRLEKFGIVPECSFLEGMNACLISTVPQGFYDKVEEGSIILKRCSTFHFCKEGVLLNNNDSESPSLINNDLVIFATGFKGDQKLKHIFSSPKFQDYIMAPQSDTLVPLYRECIHPRIPQLAIIGFSDSLSNLYSSELKCRWLAELFGRKFMLPSIQDMEKDVSTIDNVTRKNSNHDSKTCIGALHIWHNDQLCIDMGWNPKRKNGFWADWFEPYGPMDYTHP, encoded by the exons ATGCAGAAATGGGCAATTTGTAAGGTTGTAGAGAGAAAAGTGAAGCGCATGAATCGGCTAGAGAAGTTTGGGATAGTACCAGAGTGTAGCTTCTTAGAAGGGATGAATGCATGTTTGATATCAACTGTTCCGCAAGGATTTTATGACAAAGTTGAAGAAGGTAGCAtcattttaaagagatgttccACCTTTCATTTTTGCAAAGAGGGTGTTTTACTTAACAATAATGATTCAGAATCACCAAGCCTTATCAACAACGACTTGGTTATTTTTGCTACTGGTTTCAAAGGGGACCAAAAACTCAAACACATTTTTTCATCACCCAAATTTCAAGACTATATTATGGCCCCTCAATCCGATACCCTTGTTCCACTATACAG GGAATGTATTCATCCGCGAATCCCACAACTAGCGATAATTGGATTTTCAGATAGTCTATCAAACTTGTATTCCTCAGAGTTGAAATGTCGTTGGTTAGCAGAGCTATTTGGACGGAAGTTCATGCTACCAAGTATACAAGACATGGAGAAAGATGTATCAACAATAGATAATGTAACAAGGAAGAATTCAAATCATGACAGCAAAACTTGCATCGGAGCACTTCATATCTGGCATAATGATCAACTTTGCATAGACATGGGTTGGAATCCCAAAAGAAAAAACGGGTTTTGGGCCGACTGGTTTGAGCCTTATGGTCCCATGGATTATACCCACCCTTAG
- the LOC130460939 gene encoding uncharacterized protein isoform X1: MAKNRGKNKFVVGSSSERENVPSGRLPKSSRGRPSERPLEKSSIGWDASEDERATSGERAGFSGVRRRYSEFPVHWSEADPKGKYASILHETTQIDGPLEKSVSGDWLVEAKLGNYHRKAEELYGIQHALGYWCELPEQERPRVTHPPRGFISVYTHHLENGLRFPLDPFVSEVLVSYNISLAQLTPKSMRHIIGFRWVCDFVNFPCSVAIFRDLHDLVLNHASKGDGYGWWTIVNKKSRKRGDPNYITAYPYLSSDHNWKTEWLLVRVPTDPKHPNFYRPPKWFVAPDPDMRGVAAPDRNHRHYVDLLQWFLAQEDNHRLPSSWLPNLNYILREDILAVAGLSRIFDREYGFSCIDPKKLGISLDLKTIHDPAPEYKFGKDNPRNPRLKDYVLSPLGVARISEVRADPWDSASSVEAVPVKVVLPELKTTSDPGPGTDAVPRAVPSVSSPARIDISLSRNRDQRKRKGSTLLRPSTHPKKAKASQPSEKEAVSEVMPPPKNLLHFMPLPGQKLKSVVVAEPPAVDQPLIEEDIIPSPLKPSAALGIEIQDITEVMEAIEADFVPGSDVPEVAGEKKESADLPFEREKSPDKEMIDLSGPEAAVPEVQKEVPSAGEEQPEQGLTRKRRHSTLGSTSTSALDRLIHADPCSDVPLKRIPEEVREAMARYARAPILGEDPLAHVGSLVGPEAARENLLRANPQWRVPGAEERNPAMMAQYYLNEAVFWSSFASECSSVEEKQLRKYREAYARDIPILDQKAGQLLSELTELKQLYLHYSREARESAEKIGTEVGQLIFRVEEDAEKIASFAEEKKDMAAKFASELEEKDRLFQEMKSKFEAADKEREEAELRLHHFVQHRELIQQQADKVPVLRLKLREKDDYIRKLEQERVNLYTADQCREQYWNGILGARRMFAKHMPHFPWNEKVPLWMQAEDHLVECQADRDEAEAERQAALAEARAQKATSEGDTTAGGSSKDAPLGAASETPKS; this comes from the exons atggcaaagaataggggcaaaaaCAAGTTCGTTGTTGGCTCCTCTAGCGAGAgagagaacgtgccttcggggagGTTACCGAAATCTTCGAGGGGTCGACCTTCGGAGAGGCCGTTGGAGAAGAGTTcgattggttgggatgcttccgaaGATGAACGTGCAACCTCTGGTGAGAGAGCTGGTTTTTCGGGTGTTCGTCGTCGTTACtccgagtttccagttcattggtcggaagctgatccgaagggcaagtatgcctcaattttgcatgagaccacgcagatcgacggtccgttggagaaatcggtcagcggtgactggttggtggaagcgaagttagggaattatcatcggaaggccgaggagctatacggaattcagcatgccttggggtactggtgcgagcttcctgaacaagagcgtcctcgggtgactcatccaccgagggggttcatttccgtgtatactcaccatttggagaatggtctccgctttcctttggatccgttcgtatccgaggttttggtgtcgtacaacattagtttggcccagctcacacccaaatctatgaggcacataatcggatttagatgggtgtgtgacttcgtcaatttcccttgctctgtcgctatttttcgggatcttcacgatctggttctcaaccatgcttccaagggtgatgggtatggttggtggaccattgtcaacaagaagtcccgaaagaggggggatccgaactacatcacggcgtacccctatcttagctctgaccacaattggaaaacggagtggttgctcgtccgtgtgccgacggatccgaagcatcccaacttttatcgtcctccgaagtggttcgtggctcctgatcctgatatgagggGTGTGGCGGCTCCAGATCGGAACCATCGCCACTATGTGGacctcctccagtggttcttggctcaagaggataaccaccgactgccgtctagctggctcccgaatctcaattacattctgagggaggacattcttgctgttgccggtctcagcaggatttttgacaggg agtacggctttagctgcattgatcctaagaagttgggcatttctttggatttgaagactattcacgacccggctcccgagtacaagttcggaaaagataaccctcgtaatcctcgtctgaaggattacgtgttgtctcctttgggggttgctcggatatccgaagttcgagctgatccgtgggattccgcCTCTTCTGTTGAAGCTGTTCCTGTGAAGGTTGTGCTTCCTGAGTTGAAGACGActtcggatccg ggtcctgggactgacgctgtgccgcgtgccgttccttcggtttcatctccggctcggatagatatctctttatctaggaaccgg gatcaacgcaaaaggaagggtagcactcttttgaggccttccacgcatccgaagaaagcgaaggcttctcagccctcggagaag GAAGCagtttcggaagtcatgcctcctcctaagaatcttcttcacttcatgcccttgccagggcagaagttaaagagtgtggtggttgctgaaCCGCCGGCCGTGGATCAGCCGCTgatcgaggaagatatcatccCTTCTCCCCTTAAACCATCTGCTGCTTTGGGGATCgaaatccaggatatcaccgaggtgatggaggcgattgaagccgattttgttcctggttcggatgtccctgaggtagctggggagaagaaggagtctgctgatcttcccttcgagagggagaagagtccagacaaggagatgatagatctctcgggccccgaagctgcggtccccgaggttcagaaggaggttccctctgctggagaggagcagcccgagcaaggtttgacgaggaagaggcgccactcaactttgggttctacttctacctcggccctggataggctgatccatgctgatccctgttcggatgttccgctaaaacggatccccgaagaagtaagggaggcgatggctcgatatgccagggctccgattttgggagaggaccctttggctcacgtgggatccttggtgggccccgaggctgctcgggagaatctgcttcgtgctaacccgcagtggagggttcctggggccgaagagaggaatccggcaatgatggcccagtactatctgaacgag gctgttttctggtcttcgttcgcttccgagtgtagctcggttgaggagaaacaactgaggaaatatcgtgaggcttatgctcgtgatattcccattttggaccagaaggctgggcaactcctctccgagcttacggaactcaagcagctgtaccttcactatagtcgcgaggctagagagtctgctgagaagatcgggaccgaggttggccagctcatcttccgagttgaagaggatgctgagaagatcgcttcctttgctgaggagaagaaggatatggccgctaagttcgctagcgaacttgaGGAAAAAGATAGACTCTTCCAGGAGATGAAGTCTAAATTTGAAGCGGCCGACAAGGAGCGTGAAGAGGCGGAGTTAAGGCTCCACCATTTTGTCCAGCATCGGGAGCTGATCCAGCAGCAAGCTGATAAGGTGCCTGTCCTTCGGCTGAAGCTTCGGGAAAAAGATGACTATATTCGGAAGCTGGAGCAGGAGCGAGTCAACCTCTACACTGccgatcagtgtagagagcagtactggaacggcatcctgggtgctcggcgcatgtttgcgaagcacatgcctcacttcccttggaacgagaaagttcctctatggatgcaggccgaggaccacttggtggaatgccaagctgatcgagatgaagctgaagctgaacgccaagctgctcttgcagaggctcgggcccagaaggcaacttccgaaggtgataccactgctgggggttcttcgaaggatgctcccctaggggccgcttctgagactcccaagagttag
- the LOC130460939 gene encoding uncharacterized protein isoform X2, giving the protein MAKNRGKNKFVVGSSSERENVPSGRLPKSSRGRPSERPLEKSSIGWDASEDERATSGERAGFSGVRRRYSEFPVHWSEADPKGKYASILHETTQIDGPLEKSVSGDWLVEAKLGNYHRKAEELYGIQHALGYWCELPEQERPRVTHPPRGFISVYTHHLENGLRFPLDPFVSEVLVSYNISLAQLTPKSMRHIIGFRWVCDFVNFPCSVAIFRDLHDLVLNHASKGDGYGWWTIVNKKSRKRGDPNYITAYPYLSSDHNWKTEWLLVRVPTDPKHPNFYRPPKWFVAPDPDMRGVAAPDRNHRHYVDLLQWFLAQEDNHRLPSSWLPNLNYILREDILAVAGLSRIFDREYGFSCIDPKKLGISLDLKTIHDPAPEYKFGKDNPRNPRLKDYVLSPLGVARISEVRADPWDSASSVEAVPVKVVLPELKTTSDPDQRKRKGSTLLRPSTHPKKAKASQPSEKEAVSEVMPPPKNLLHFMPLPGQKLKSVVVAEPPAVDQPLIEEDIIPSPLKPSAALGIEIQDITEVMEAIEADFVPGSDVPEVAGEKKESADLPFEREKSPDKEMIDLSGPEAAVPEVQKEVPSAGEEQPEQGLTRKRRHSTLGSTSTSALDRLIHADPCSDVPLKRIPEEVREAMARYARAPILGEDPLAHVGSLVGPEAARENLLRANPQWRVPGAEERNPAMMAQYYLNEAVFWSSFASECSSVEEKQLRKYREAYARDIPILDQKAGQLLSELTELKQLYLHYSREARESAEKIGTEVGQLIFRVEEDAEKIASFAEEKKDMAAKFASELEEKDRLFQEMKSKFEAADKEREEAELRLHHFVQHRELIQQQADKVPVLRLKLREKDDYIRKLEQERVNLYTADQCREQYWNGILGARRMFAKHMPHFPWNEKVPLWMQAEDHLVECQADRDEAEAERQAALAEARAQKATSEGDTTAGGSSKDAPLGAASETPKS; this is encoded by the exons atggcaaagaataggggcaaaaaCAAGTTCGTTGTTGGCTCCTCTAGCGAGAgagagaacgtgccttcggggagGTTACCGAAATCTTCGAGGGGTCGACCTTCGGAGAGGCCGTTGGAGAAGAGTTcgattggttgggatgcttccgaaGATGAACGTGCAACCTCTGGTGAGAGAGCTGGTTTTTCGGGTGTTCGTCGTCGTTACtccgagtttccagttcattggtcggaagctgatccgaagggcaagtatgcctcaattttgcatgagaccacgcagatcgacggtccgttggagaaatcggtcagcggtgactggttggtggaagcgaagttagggaattatcatcggaaggccgaggagctatacggaattcagcatgccttggggtactggtgcgagcttcctgaacaagagcgtcctcgggtgactcatccaccgagggggttcatttccgtgtatactcaccatttggagaatggtctccgctttcctttggatccgttcgtatccgaggttttggtgtcgtacaacattagtttggcccagctcacacccaaatctatgaggcacataatcggatttagatgggtgtgtgacttcgtcaatttcccttgctctgtcgctatttttcgggatcttcacgatctggttctcaaccatgcttccaagggtgatgggtatggttggtggaccattgtcaacaagaagtcccgaaagaggggggatccgaactacatcacggcgtacccctatcttagctctgaccacaattggaaaacggagtggttgctcgtccgtgtgccgacggatccgaagcatcccaacttttatcgtcctccgaagtggttcgtggctcctgatcctgatatgagggGTGTGGCGGCTCCAGATCGGAACCATCGCCACTATGTGGacctcctccagtggttcttggctcaagaggataaccaccgactgccgtctagctggctcccgaatctcaattacattctgagggaggacattcttgctgttgccggtctcagcaggatttttgacaggg agtacggctttagctgcattgatcctaagaagttgggcatttctttggatttgaagactattcacgacccggctcccgagtacaagttcggaaaagataaccctcgtaatcctcgtctgaaggattacgtgttgtctcctttgggggttgctcggatatccgaagttcgagctgatccgtgggattccgcCTCTTCTGTTGAAGCTGTTCCTGTGAAGGTTGTGCTTCCTGAGTTGAAGACGActtcggatccg gatcaacgcaaaaggaagggtagcactcttttgaggccttccacgcatccgaagaaagcgaaggcttctcagccctcggagaag GAAGCagtttcggaagtcatgcctcctcctaagaatcttcttcacttcatgcccttgccagggcagaagttaaagagtgtggtggttgctgaaCCGCCGGCCGTGGATCAGCCGCTgatcgaggaagatatcatccCTTCTCCCCTTAAACCATCTGCTGCTTTGGGGATCgaaatccaggatatcaccgaggtgatggaggcgattgaagccgattttgttcctggttcggatgtccctgaggtagctggggagaagaaggagtctgctgatcttcccttcgagagggagaagagtccagacaaggagatgatagatctctcgggccccgaagctgcggtccccgaggttcagaaggaggttccctctgctggagaggagcagcccgagcaaggtttgacgaggaagaggcgccactcaactttgggttctacttctacctcggccctggataggctgatccatgctgatccctgttcggatgttccgctaaaacggatccccgaagaagtaagggaggcgatggctcgatatgccagggctccgattttgggagaggaccctttggctcacgtgggatccttggtgggccccgaggctgctcgggagaatctgcttcgtgctaacccgcagtggagggttcctggggccgaagagaggaatccggcaatgatggcccagtactatctgaacgag gctgttttctggtcttcgttcgcttccgagtgtagctcggttgaggagaaacaactgaggaaatatcgtgaggcttatgctcgtgatattcccattttggaccagaaggctgggcaactcctctccgagcttacggaactcaagcagctgtaccttcactatagtcgcgaggctagagagtctgctgagaagatcgggaccgaggttggccagctcatcttccgagttgaagaggatgctgagaagatcgcttcctttgctgaggagaagaaggatatggccgctaagttcgctagcgaacttgaGGAAAAAGATAGACTCTTCCAGGAGATGAAGTCTAAATTTGAAGCGGCCGACAAGGAGCGTGAAGAGGCGGAGTTAAGGCTCCACCATTTTGTCCAGCATCGGGAGCTGATCCAGCAGCAAGCTGATAAGGTGCCTGTCCTTCGGCTGAAGCTTCGGGAAAAAGATGACTATATTCGGAAGCTGGAGCAGGAGCGAGTCAACCTCTACACTGccgatcagtgtagagagcagtactggaacggcatcctgggtgctcggcgcatgtttgcgaagcacatgcctcacttcccttggaacgagaaagttcctctatggatgcaggccgaggaccacttggtggaatgccaagctgatcgagatgaagctgaagctgaacgccaagctgctcttgcagaggctcgggcccagaaggcaacttccgaaggtgataccactgctgggggttcttcgaaggatgctcccctaggggccgcttctgagactcccaagagttag